A window of Nostoc sp. TCL26-01 genomic DNA:
CTTAAAAACCTCAAGCAGCTGATCCAAAATGTCTTGGGTAGTGAGCATGGGAAGATTTATTTCTCTTCTGCGGACGTGTCAGATACCGATGTCAAGTACGTTCTAACTCTTGCGGGAGAATATCGGGTTAACCCGTTTGTGATCGTAAATAATTATCAGCCCAATTCTGGCAATTGTTACAACTACTCTGGCAGTAACCCGAAGAATCTCATTGCCGCACTGGACAAAGCCATCAATAAAGGAGGGCATTATTTACTCTGTTGTTCTGCTCAAAAAGCCAAGTCTAAATGGGGAACACAGGTTCTAGAAGAACGCTTTCGGCGCAAATTCCCCCACCTGCGAATTTTGAGAATTGATAGTGATTCCGTATCTGAACCCAATCATCCAGCTTTCGGGTGTATCGCTCACCTCAACGAAATTCTCACACAGTACGATTTGGTTATCGCCTCTCCAAGTCTAGAAACTGGCGTGTCGATTGACATCAAGGGACATTTTGATTCAGTGTGGGGGATATTTCAGGGAGTGCAGCCTGTTAATTCTGTACGGCAGATGTTAGCCAGACTCAGAGAGACTGTTGACCGCCATATTTGGGTGAGAGAGTGGGGTATGGGGAATGTGGGCAATGGCTCTACATCTGTAGGTGGATTGCTCAGGAGTCAACACGTTGCGACTCAGGCTAACATCGCCCTGTTGTCGGCTGCTGATAATGATGATTACAGCTTTATTGACCAGAATTTCCAGCCAGAATCATTACAAACTTGGGGTAAACGGGCTTGTGTGATCAACGTCGAGATGCGCTGCTATCGGGAGTCTGTACTTCGGGGATTGGTGGCGGATGGCTATACTATTAGGGATGCAGCCGATGCTGATGATGATGAAGGTGGGGCAGTAATAGAGTCCGTTAAAGCCGCATCTGTTGAATTGTATGCTACAGAATGTCAGGCGATCGCCCAATCTGAGGAACTGTCTGAAACCGAACTCAAGAAGCTGCAAGACAAACGTGCTAAAACAAAGACCGAACGACATCAACAACGTAAAGCTGAATTGTCCCGTCGCTATGAAGTTGATGTTACGCCTGATTTGGTAGAGAAGGATGATGACGGCTGGTATCCTCAATTGCGGATGCACTACTATCTGACTATGGGGCGGGAGTTTCTCACAAAACGTGATGCTAAACGTGCTAAGACGCAAGCTGAAGCTGGAGAGAATGCTATTTGGAAACCTGATTTTAACAAGGGGCAGATATTACCTGCTGTGTTGTTACTGGAAAATCTCAATCTGTTGCAGTTTCTTACACCAGATGTTCAGTTACGTGGCAGTGACGAGAAGATGCTGAAGTTTAAAGCAAAAGCTGTAGAGAATCGCTATGTCATCAAGAATTACTTGAATGTGAGTGTTTCAGAAAAACTGACTCCTGTAGCGATCGCACAGAAATTATTAGACAAGATTGATCTGCGGCTGTCTTATGTGGGGCGGTTGGGGCCAAGGGAGAAACGGGAGAGTGTCTATAAGTTTGTTGCGCCTGATGACCAGCGTGATTCAATTTTCGGGCAATGGCTTAATCGAGATGAAGCATTTTCTTGTGAGTCGGTGTCAGTCACTCATAATATAGATTTAACAACACCAATGACTGACACACCTAATACTCCCCAACAATTAAATGAAGCTGCTCTTGGCTGGAAAGGTGTGAAACTGAGGTTGCAGCAGGGTTTGGAAAACGCTGGTCGGTTCTATACTGAGCTTATCTCTCAAGTTGGCGAGGCTGTTGGTGTTGCTGATGGGGAGCCGTTTTGGAATGGGTATCTAGGGCAGTGGCAGGTGGCTGTTAGCTTTGCCAACGGGTGTAAGTCTGTGGTGTACGATTGGTTGGTGGTGGTGTAGGTCAAAACGCCGATATTCTTATGGCGGTGGATGCAGACCCGCCGAGGTTAGAAGACGACGCAAGTTAACGACTCCAACTCGATTCAATTGCAGAGCTTCTACTGTTGCTCGACCCCAGGAAGTTTTACCAATAACCTGGGTAAAATCATCGTTCCAGCTAAAATGCTCTGACCACATCTGCTGACGAGGATGAAACAGCGCCACCTCTTGTTGGGTTTCTGGATCACAATGACTGGTTTTGGTATACTTTCGACCATTACAACCAAAACATGACCAAGCTAAATTTTCTGCGCTAGTTTTTCCACCTGCCTGACGGGGTTTGATGTGTTCTACTGTGAAACTGTCAGGAGAAAATTCTTCTGGGCATCGGCAATATTCACAAAAATTTTTGGCTCTGTTGGCTACTGTCCGTCTTAGTCTAGCAGATACTCGTTCAAATTCAGGTGGCATGGAATAACTCAGACTCCGACAGAAATTGAAGATTCAAGGTCAGCAAGTCTATATTCCTTAGCTTTGCTAACTCCATAAGAGCTTGCAGGCGTTCTACCCTCCACTGTTCTAGCCTATCCTCATACTGGAGCAATTCTTCATGTTCGATGTCAGTGAGTTGGCCCCACTCACAACGCGCGCGTAATTCCTTTAATCGTTTTTGCTCATCAGGAGTCAGGCGACGTTCGATGACTTCAAGCAGGGCTACCTCAATCGGATTGGATGCAGCTCGCACTGGAGGTTCAGACAAAAATTCTAATAATTGAACTACAGCAGTTAACCTCTCTTCTGACAACTGCTCAATCAGTTTGATCGCTCTTGTGCGAATATCAGTTACTGGGGTCATGGAAAATCATGCAAGTCTATCTCTAATCAGATTGTACTCAGACCGAGCGGGTTTTTCGATAAATATTTCACATTCATCACTGATATTCAATTACACAAAATTCCTGAAACAGTTACCCAGGTCTAAAATACCAACCTGCAAGGATGGAACGGGCTGAAGCTGAAAATGCACCTTGGGCTAGATAGCGCGGATCAGTTCTATACTCTCGCTTGTTTCCAAAGTCGGCGATGCTGTTGGCGTGGCTGATGGTGAGCCGTTTTGGAATGACTATCTGGGAAACTGGATGGTCTGGGTTAATTTTGCCCAGGGGTGTAAGTGTGTGGTGTGCGATTGGTTTTTTGCGGTGTAGATCAATAAAGCTTTGGTAAAGAGTTGAGTAATTCAAGCTTCAGATTTCGTCTCACCAGCTTTTCTAGAGAAAGCAATTGCACCAACTCCAAACAATATACCTACTAGGGAATTGGGTTCGGGTACTGATATAGATGAAGAACTCAGGGTAATATTGGCAGCAGAATCTTGATAGATGTATGTTCCTGCCCTTCCCACTTCACCCGTCAAGGTAATTTGCGAGCCGGAGATTCTTTCTAAGGTATATCTAGGAGCATCAAAAGCAATACCAAAATCAATCACTAAACTCCAATTGAACCCAGAATCAAGCTCAAAATCGACATCCGGGGTTAAGTTACTGCCATTACTAGAGCCTCTCTTCAAATTCAGGTCTAGATTGTTGACGGATAGCTCCCAATCGCTCAAAGTCCCGTCCTTTGAATAAACCACAAATCCCGAATATTCGCTCTCTTCTGGCAAAAAGTTCGTAAGGAATGGGGTAGTAGCATCGACTAAGGTAAAATCGCCGGAAAATTCTTGTCTAGTGAGAATAGCTCCCAGCACAGGAGTAGTATGAAATACACTTGCAACTACCAAACCAATCACGGCGACGCTAACTTTGGGGAGTCGAACTTGATTCATGGAAGGGGTATGCTATTTAAAATTTCTCAACAGATGGTATCACATCCAACACAACTTCCGATACATTCGGCGTATTCCTGCTCTTATGTGCTTTAAGCAAGGTAAGTTGACCAAAACAATAGTCGGTTATACTCGATACTTACTGCTCCAGAAGTAATAGGGTGAGATTTTTATAGTATTTCTGTACTATACAAGAAATTATGGACAATAGCGATCGCCCCACTACCGTGTTGATTTGTGTTTTACTTTGCCTAAAAATGCTATGGCATTCCCCCAGATGCCAAGAGCTAAAATTCCTAAGATAAAGGATGGTTCGGGGATAGAGGTAATTCTGCGAAACTCAATTGGCGTGTTGACAATCAAATTACCATTGGCCGTGAAAATTTGGTCTAACGAGTTAACACCGTTATTAAAGAAAGTTACGTTGGAAACTACCTTGCCACCAGTACTTGTTGGGCAACCATTTGGGGCATTAGTGCCTATGTAACGATTCTCTTGCCAGGTGAGTGAGAGGTTACAACTTGTTGTAGCTATATTGCTAATATTAATGATTCGCTGTTGTTCTGGTTGATTACATAGCCCACGTAAAATACCACTGTTGAGAAAACTACGAATGCTGAGGTTGACTACAGAATTTCCCTCACTAAAAGAATAAAACCTGATGCGCTCGAAAACAGTACTTTGCTGTTCTAAATAGACATTTTGTGAATTAGAGAATAAGTTACCATCGTCTAGTTGCACACTACAGTTAGACATGGTGATGGGTGTAGTAGTAGGGTTAGAAGCCATTTGTTGAGCATTATCAAAAAAACCTGTGAACCACTGCGCTACTTCCTTAACCTGTGTTGAAAGTGGCGGAGCAAAAGCAACAGCACGACTGGGAAATACTAATACTGAAAGTAAAAACGTCAGAGAATATACCTTTAGTTTATTCATACATTTAGTTGTAAATTTTCAAGCTAAACAATGCTGATTCTCTGATAAATCATACTAGGTGTTCAGATTTTTACAACATAGGAAAGGTAGCAATACCGAATTGTGATGCTCCCGAAAGGATCTGGCAAGGGCATTTTTTAGCTTTCATACTTGTGGAAGACGTAATCTATCACCAAGAGAATTGTCATTATGGCAATAGGGTTCTTTGTAGCGCACTGGAATAGTTATAGAAAGAACTGACGCGCTTAACAGAAATAGGGATACTTATATGAACAAAACGACAAAGAACACACTCGGTTCTGGGATGGCTGATGAAGATTGGTTTAGCTTAGGAAAATCTGATGCCTGGGCTGGAAAACCCAAAATGCCACCTGAACAAGATGCTCAATCGGCAAGTATGTATGACCTGGGTTACAGCGAGGGAGAGATTAAACATCCGCCAACTCAAACTCCAAAGGCTCCTCAATAGTCAGAAATCGTCAAATCGTGTCGCATTTCTACACAGTATCATCCATCCAGCCGCAGTCAGAGTTTAGGTAATCCCAATGCACCCTTGCTGTATAGTCGCGGTCAAAGGATGCACCGCACTGGGGACATTTACCTGTAAACATCGGATGCCAGTCAATCAGTTCTAGCTGTTGTTCCCGTGTCCAGCGCTGTTGCGGTTGCAAAATCAACTCGCCATTGTAATAAGTGGCCCCTTCTGGCTCCCACAGTTCTAGCGGCTCGGCGTTGGGGTCTTCACGAAAGTCTAGGCAGTTGTTACTGTCTACCCCCGTTGGGTGAATAGCACAGACGAGGTAAGGGTTGTGGGCATACAGGAGACAGCAATCGCATTGGGGGATTTTTGGCATACTACCAGTTATACACCATGATTTTTCCTCTAAGAAATTTTATTGGTAGTAATTTACACAAATCACTTTCATCTCTAAAATTAAGAAGCGATCGCTCTAACGAACGATAAATTGCACTTTTTATGAAGTATCAGATTTGCGACTTGGAAGCGACTCCAGAATGGCTCACTATTGAATCGATTGATCACATTGTCGAGTGTTTGGAGGCTTGCCAATCGCTAGAAATGCTGGCTGATTTACGGGCAATCTTCCCCAGGAGGGCGCTACGCTCGGCAAGCATCAAAGTCAGTAAGGCGCAACGCCAAAGACTGGTTCAGTGGTTGCAAGTGTTGAATCAAGAGGAAAAAGCTGCATAGAGTTTTCAACAGAGGAAAAGCGATCGCTTGGCTCCATTGCCCCTAAATTCTTCAAATCATTAATACATTAGCCCAAAAGATAGACACATTTTTGAAAAGTTGAAGCACACTGGTAAGAGCAAATTCAACTTTTAAATGATGGTGTGGCAATGTGGCTAAAATATGGGGTAGATGAAAATGGGATAGTAATGTGTATTGAAGATATCACGCGGGGAAAGACTTTACTTAAGTGTCCTTATTGCAATGGTGATTTAATTGCCAAAAAAGGCAAGGTCAAAGAACATCATTTTGCTCATAATGAAGAAACCTGCCGCCCCGTAGCTAACAGAGACTTCCCCACTCTTCCACTTTATGATAATTTCAACATTCAGCTATCTGGCAAAGATTTGCAGCAACTAAAACTACTTTGGCAGGAGTACGGCTCAAAAAATTATCCTATTAGTTTTGACTTAATTTCTCCTGGTTTAATAAAAACAGGAATGTTGAAAAAAAACATATACTTAATACCATTTAGTTATGAATTTAGTGATTTAGGTAAAATTCCTATTGGAGCGCTAGAGTTATCGTTATTCAACAAAGTGCAAGAACCGCTATTACTTCAAAAACTGCTGAAAATAGAGTTAGCTTTTGAACACGCAAAGCATAAAAACGCCCCAGATTTAGCATACAGACTCACTGATGTAAGACTGTATCGCACTCAACTTAAACGGATATTGTCTTGTACATTATATTTCTTAGAAATCCAAACTAATAAAGGCACTTTGTACAAAATAGGAGTTACCACTAGACCTGTTATAAAGCGGGTAGCAGAAGTAGAAAAAGATTTAATTAATCACTACAAAACTGTTACCATTAATGTACTAGGTAGTTGGGCGCATCGTGGAAATATTGAACTGTATTTTAAACACCGCTATAAAAAATTCAATTATCCCATTGGCAGTTTAACTGAGTATTATAAATTTAATGCTGATGATGCCGAAATTGCCATGCGTGACTTACAACAGATGTCACCTAAATTACTTTCTGAAGTTGAAATAGATGTTTTGAAAGAGGATTCAAGCTTAATTCAAATTGCTGTGTAATATTCTTATTAAAACCCTACAGTCAGTATTATTAGTTAGTCAGCGAAAGTACATTTTATATTACTATGCCTCTAAATACTCTGCCACTGCCGCCAAATCTTCCATTGCTTGATTCAGTCGATTGAGCATTGCTTCGGCTACTTCCGGTTGAGCGCTGACAGTTTCTAGTTTTTCTTTGAGATGATGGTCTAGGGCTTCTATCCACAATGACAATTCTGTGTGACGGATTGCTGTGAGTAGTCCCATATTTCTTAAAACAGCCAAATGAAACCCTAGTTGGTTTTGTCCACCGTAGCCCAGATA
This region includes:
- a CDS encoding plasmid replication protein, CyRepA1 family translates to MNLEPHHLKEWLSSGVDEDIITLNVRSLVGTTPYDYLLYSDKISRRNDGRLRDRDLKKYQHIEHGGWWCSGVDPLADYILMMWGCFKPDHPRRDKQKIHKFIKYEHPYREQTRAFFLQVSRHIWVKVSNRCGIPITEEDLQHPGGFWHWVWKNNVPVVIVEGAKKAACLLSAGYAAIAIPGVNAGYRNPSDEYGTAIGKPSLIPDLKHFATKGRQINICFDHDTKPETVQRVRTAISRMGRLLVAEGCQLRVIDLPGQEKGVDDFVVAQGQDAFHALYNTAETLELWEIKLFTLLTYPPSIALNQRFLGQLIVPEDEKLIVLKAPKGTGKTEWLSQEVAKAHDQGRRVLIITHRIQLGEALCDRFGVNYVTEMYHSETKDFLGYGVCVDSLHQESQARFNPNDWTNDIVIVDECDQVFWHLLNSGTEVQKRRVSILKNLKQLIQNVLGSEHGKIYFSSADVSDTDVKYVLTLAGEYRVNPFVIVNNYQPNSGNCYNYSGSNPKNLIAALDKAINKGGHYLLCCSAQKAKSKWGTQVLEERFRRKFPHLRILRIDSDSVSEPNHPAFGCIAHLNEILTQYDLVIASPSLETGVSIDIKGHFDSVWGIFQGVQPVNSVRQMLARLRETVDRHIWVREWGMGNVGNGSTSVGGLLRSQHVATQANIALLSAADNDDYSFIDQNFQPESLQTWGKRACVINVEMRCYRESVLRGLVADGYTIRDAADADDDEGGAVIESVKAASVELYATECQAIAQSEELSETELKKLQDKRAKTKTERHQQRKAELSRRYEVDVTPDLVEKDDDGWYPQLRMHYYLTMGREFLTKRDAKRAKTQAEAGENAIWKPDFNKGQILPAVLLLENLNLLQFLTPDVQLRGSDEKMLKFKAKAVENRYVIKNYLNVSVSEKLTPVAIAQKLLDKIDLRLSYVGRLGPREKRESVYKFVAPDDQRDSIFGQWLNRDEAFSCESVSVTHNIDLTTPMTDTPNTPQQLNEAALGWKGVKLRLQQGLENAGRFYTELISQVGEAVGVADGEPFWNGYLGQWQVAVSFANGCKSVVYDWLVVV
- a CDS encoding HNH endonuclease codes for the protein MPPEFERVSARLRRTVANRAKNFCEYCRCPEEFSPDSFTVEHIKPRQAGGKTSAENLAWSCFGCNGRKYTKTSHCDPETQQEVALFHPRQQMWSEHFSWNDDFTQVIGKTSWGRATVEALQLNRVGVVNLRRLLTSAGLHPPP
- a CDS encoding PEP-CTERM sorting domain-containing protein, which codes for MNQVRLPKVSVAVIGLVVASVFHTTPVLGAILTRQEFSGDFTLVDATTPFLTNFLPEESEYSGFVVYSKDGTLSDWELSVNNLDLNLKRGSSNGSNLTPDVDFELDSGFNWSLVIDFGIAFDAPRYTLERISGSQITLTGEVGRAGTYIYQDSAANITLSSSSISVPEPNSLVGILFGVGAIAFSRKAGETKSEA
- a CDS encoding chromophore lyase CpcT/CpeT produces the protein MNKLKVYSLTFLLSVLVFPSRAVAFAPPLSTQVKEVAQWFTGFFDNAQQMASNPTTTPITMSNCSVQLDDGNLFSNSQNVYLEQQSTVFERIRFYSFSEGNSVVNLSIRSFLNSGILRGLCNQPEQQRIINISNIATTSCNLSLTWQENRYIGTNAPNGCPTSTGGKVVSNVTFFNNGVNSLDQIFTANGNLIVNTPIEFRRITSIPEPSFILGILALGIWGNAIAFLGKVKHKSTR
- a CDS encoding GIY-YIG nuclease family protein, encoding MWLKYGVDENGIVMCIEDITRGKTLLKCPYCNGDLIAKKGKVKEHHFAHNEETCRPVANRDFPTLPLYDNFNIQLSGKDLQQLKLLWQEYGSKNYPISFDLISPGLIKTGMLKKNIYLIPFSYEFSDLGKIPIGALELSLFNKVQEPLLLQKLLKIELAFEHAKHKNAPDLAYRLTDVRLYRTQLKRILSCTLYFLEIQTNKGTLYKIGVTTRPVIKRVAEVEKDLINHYKTVTINVLGSWAHRGNIELYFKHRYKKFNYPIGSLTEYYKFNADDAEIAMRDLQQMSPKLLSEVEIDVLKEDSSLIQIAV